gcgtgtagcatgctttaaacaaaaccaaaaaagtttttgaaatcgtcacataaacaaactaatcaagacgagggataaatgacaagggatatatctagtctagatagatagaaagcctagtcaagtctttattaataccaaacgacacaaatcgtcgggaatccatttaggtggttcggcccacacaggacagtagcctacaagaccacacagaacaagtctgactggacatacacacaatacatcacattaaaactagacacgcgttgatagatagacagaaaagcctagatagatcgatatgttccattatttgccttgcggagccaaccagtcctgtgcgcgtatgcaaattagccatgtgcgtgaatgtctatttgttttgaatgccacgaatgagtgcagatcatgatttgcagatccagatcagtgaaacatattttaactactacagcaagcagggttttttgttctcggttgtaattagcctacattttaggattttttttgtattgggggggaatcactgtcctacttattgtcgaagcactttatcgaacaagcaaaaccgtctcggcaatatggccaaggtgtatgggagagttcactatttgatatggctgtctgtagggcctactaaacgcatacggctcctttaaatgcgtctgcataattgaattgtacgtcatgagcgacttgagcgaccaaagcgaacagaaaaattcgcagcgaaacttcgtgagcgaccaaagcgtctttgacgctttggtcgctcctggtgtggacgtacagttagtcCTCTGGGATGTCTTGCttgcaaaaaatgtaaaagagacAGAAATAATTGTATTCCATGATTTCCATCATTCATTAATGGGTCAATTAATTCTTGAATTTCTTGCATGGTACTGTTGCTTACATGAACACTGTTTTCAGGAACCTCAATATTATTCCTGCTCTCTACTGCAGGTAGCGGTTCACCATTATCAGTGCCTAAATGTTGATCAATCTGAAACACACCACGTATAGATGTGTTGTTGCTTCCAATATGACTGACAACCTCTATGCCACAATTGCAATGGGGTTTGGCTTCCTTGGGTAGAGAGTCCATGGTTATTCCATTGGCTCCTGAATTCTCTTACTCCCCTTCGAACCCGAGGTAAGTAAATGTAatgcaaacaaaataaatgaagatcACAAAGAGAGTCAAGTATGCCTTCATTTTCCATAAACGTAAATAAGTCAGAGAAGTAATAAGAAACAACTCGGTTTAGTTCTGCCCATAGCCTCTCTATTCTTTGGTTGTGTACGCTGCGCCCCATGATCATACTCCCTCTATTCACCCCTCTATTGTTCAGCATGAATCGGGCAACCTCTATGTCTTCCCTTCCATGGTCGCTCCGTACTCTCGAAGGCAGCCCAAAGTCAGATACACCTTGCTGAAACAGGCTCAAAACGCTTGATGCCCTGTTGTTATTGAGGCACTCAAGGTATATGATGGAGCGACTGTACCCATCCACACAGCCATGGAACACCATTCTCCACCTCACCAATTTATGGTTCCCGTCAATATGCCTGTATAAAAGAAAGAAGTGACAGCTGTTACAATCCTGGAAAAACACTCAGAATTATTTAGGGTCACATCATACAAGTTGTAGGATCAATATTTCTAATGTGAAGCTTCATCTTGACGCTCCGTTTTCCCTTCGTCACATACCTCATCCAATATCCACGATAATAATCCACCGGACCACGACGTGATGTTTTAAAGGGTTTACTTGTCCAAcgcaaatacaaaaaacaatcctTTTCCACAATGAGGTTCTAATTAGAGgtacgagaacgagagagaaattgagagaggTCAAAAAACTGTGTGGCTCCACGCTTGTATACTGTCAGTTAGTCTCACACCGCAAGTTAAAAACCAACTGTCACACTTCAAAATAAAGTGATTAAATGTGCGCGCACACCGAAAACATTGCAagtgaattacaaaataaaattcTATGCATTCGAAATTAACACAATtaactattattatatttactatTATTTCACTTATGAAAATCCAACTGTCATGGTAAAATATGAACTTAAATAAAGCGAATAGGCATTTAGGCGCCTACACAAGTGGTCCATCTCTATGGGCCAGAAATATTGTTGCGAGACCTTAATGAACCCTTAGGGTAAAAAAAaggttgtatgtttgtgttattTGTCCATTAGTAGGCTATCAGTTATAATGTAGCTGGCTTCCCCAACTGATAGCCGGGCAAGATCACCATTGAGCAATAAAACAATGAACTCATGGTGAACAGCCAAATATCAACAATATTCAAAATATTTGTTAATCTTGTTAACCATAATGTGGCTAATCTCCcgagtgtgtgtgatctgtgaTCACGATCACTTTTATGTAAAATATGGTGATCAAAATGATCGtgttgatcacacacacactcagggatacattgtatttttttttgactCAATGGAGCTAAACCAGTCCTCGGTTGGGGGAAGTCAGCTAGTTCTAATCTAGGGAAGCCTATGAGCGAAACTTTTAAATCAAAATTGTACAGGTAATATAAATACAGGGATCACAAACAGTAACGTTAGGCAAGCCATAACTTGTAAGAATAGACCTGTCAATGGCCCAAAACACACATACCATAACTCGTTTGGAGTTTGCACACTGTAAACCCTTCGGCGAATGGCTTGACTGCGTCTCAATGACCGTCCGACGGGATCAATCTCCTGCAGAATTTGACGGATCCTCCAGCGCTGGATACGAATTCCGCGAGCCCGTAGACTTCCAATGACGTATCTCTCATTAGCATTCGGGGTACTCATGGAAATCTCCCTCACGATTGATGTAAGTTCTACATTGGTCAAGGACGTGTATTCTAAAGGTCCGACACCAAGACGTTGCCTATGTCTGAACACAGTCCGACGGCTTATTCCGAAAAAAGAAGCAATTCCCTGCCAGTTAAAACCAAGTCCCAGGCACTGGTTAAATTGCTCAACTGTTATGTCGTATCGTGGGCGACATGGAATGCCAAGTCTGGCTGTAGGTGGAACCGGAGGAAGGCAGTTTTCTTGAGTATTTCTAGGCCTAGTTCTAAAATTACACAATCTActgaaacaaaaacatattgactgcaaaaaaacaacagtctctCCATCAGGTCCTTCCCTAGAGCGAACCATGGACAacatataatttaatataatgGTGTGGTCATTAAGCTCTCTAAAACATCTCTCGTCTCCCGGGTCTTGCTGTAGGCTTTCAACGCAGCGCAGCGCCCTATTTAGAAAATATACGATTTCATCGCGATTGCCAATTACAAATAAAGCCTCCAGACtgatcaaaataattaaaagttGCACCTTCATATTCAATATTCAATAACACAAAAAACCTGAAATGTCGAttgatcgtcgaacctcagattgaagaggaacaatgcggttttcgccccggacgtggaactacggaccagctcttcactctcgcaaggatcctggagggggcctgggagtatgcccatccggtctacatgtgttttgtggatctggagaaggcgtatgaccgggtcccccgggagaaactgtgggaggtgctgcgggagtatggggtaagggggtctatcctcagggccatccaatctttgtactcccaaagcgagagctgtgttcgtgttctcggcagccagtcagtttcgttctcagtgggtgctggtctccgccagggctgtgccttgtcaccaatcctgtttgtgatatacatggacaggatatcgaggcgtagtcgtggtggggaggggttgcagttcggtggtctgaggatctcgtcactgctttttgcagatgatgtggtcctcattggatcatcggcctgtgaccttcagcactcactggatcggctggcggccgagtgtgaagcggctgggatgaggatcagcaccgctaaatctgaggccatgactcttagcaggaaaccggtggattgcttactccgggtaggaaatgagtccttagcccaggtgaaggagttcaagtacctcggggtcttgttcgcgagtgagggtactatggagcgtgagattggccggagaatcggagcagcgggggcggtattgcgttcgctttaccgcaccgttgtaacgaaaagagagctgagccgcaaggcaaagctctcgatctaccggtcgatcttcgttcctatcctcacctatggtcatgagggctgggtgatgaccgaaaggacgagatcgcgggtacaagcggccgagatgagttttctcagaagggtggctggcgtctcccttagggatagggtgagaagctcagccatcc
The Gadus morhua chromosome 7, gadMor3.0, whole genome shotgun sequence DNA segment above includes these coding regions:
- the LOC115547416 gene encoding uncharacterized protein LOC115547416; translated protein: MKVQLLIILISLEALFVIGNRDEIVYFLNRALRCVESLQQDPGDERCFRELNDHTIILNYMLSMVRSREGPDGETVVFLQSICFCFSRLCNFRTRPRNTQENCLPPVPPTARLGIPCRPRYDITVEQFNQCLGLGFNWQGIASFFGISRRTVFRHRQRLGVGPLEYTSLTNVELTSIVREISMSTPNANERYVIGSLRARGIRIQRWRIRQILQEIDPVGRSLRRSQAIRRRVYSVQTPNELWHIDGNHKLVRWRMVFHGCVDGYSRSIIYLECLNNNRASSVLSLFQQGVSDFGLPSRVRSDHGREDIEVARFMLNNRGVNRGSMIMGRSVHNQRIERLWAELNRVVSYYFSDLFTFMENEGILDSLCDLHLFCLHYIYLPRVRRGVREFRSQWNNHGLSTQGSQTPLQLWHRGCQSYWKQQHIYTWCVSD